DNA from Microbacterium sp. SORGH_AS_0969:
ACGCGGCGCGGCGCGGAGAAGTGGGTCGTCATCGACATCTGCCTCCTGGCGGTGCCGCTCGCCACCATCGTCGCGCGTGTCTACCACGTCGCCACGCACGCGGGCTTCTACTTCGGCCCCGGCTCCAACCCGTGGAACATCACCCAGCCCGGCTCCGTCTGGGCCATCTGGGTAGGGCGGGATCGCCATCTACGGCGCGCTCATCGGCGGCGCCATCGGCGCGATCCTCGGGTGCAAGTGGAGCGGTATCCGCTTCTGGACGTTCGCCGACGCCCTCGCCCCGGGCCTCATCATCGCGCAGGCGATGGGCCGCTTCGGCAACTGGTTCAACCAGGAGCTCTTCGGTCAGCCCACCGACCTGCCGTGGGGCCTCGAGATCGCCCCGGGCAACCCGGCGATCCCCGTCGGCCTGCCGGCCGGCACGCTGTTCCACCCCACGTTCCTGTACGAGGTCATCTGGAACCTCCTCGGCGCGGCCGTCATCCTGTACGTCGGCAAGCGCTTCACCCTGCAGTGGGGCAAGCAGTTCGCGATCTACCTCATGTGGTACAGCGCGGGCCGCATCGTCTGGGAGTCGATCCGCGTCGACCCCAGCGACATCATCCTCGGCCTGCGCACGAACGTGTGGGCGGCGATCTTCGGTGTGGTGCTCGGTCTGGTGATCTTCATCGTCCAGTCGCGCCGCCACCACGGCCTCGAACCCTCGCCCTACGTACCCGGGCGCGAATCCAAGGCTCCGGGGGCTGTAGACTCAACCGACCCCTCTGACTTCGTCGACGTGAGCGAGCCGCCCGCGACGAGCGACACCGTCGGCACCAGCGCCACAAGCAGCCCCGCCACGAACTAACACTCTGGGCCGACGTCGTCCCATTCGAAGCATCAACGTGAGGACGGTTGATATGGCTTCCAGCCTGCGTTCCGACACCGTCGGAGGCTCGTTCCCGGCCCGACAGGGAATGTACGACCCGTCGTTCGAGAAAGACGCCTGTGGCCTGGCCATGGTCGCGACTCTCCGCGGCGAGGCCGGACACGACATCGTCGACCTGGCCCTGACCGCGCTGCGCAACCTCGAGCACCGCGGTGCCATCGGCTCCGACGCCGGCACCGGCGACGGGGCGGGCATCCTCACGCAGATGCCGGATGCCTTCCTGCGCGAGGTCGTGGACTTCGACCTGCCGCCGGTGGGGGAGTACGCAGCGGGAATGGTCTTCCTCCCCCTCGGGCACGACGAGCGCGCCGCCATGAAGTCGGGGATCGAAGAGATCGCGCGTCACGAGAACCTCGAGGTGCTCGGCTGGCGCGAGGTGCCCACCGAGCCCGACAACCTGGGCAAGCTCGCCTTCGAGGCACGGCCCGCATTCGAGCAGCTGTTCGTCTCGCGTCCGGCCTCCGGCGACCAGCCCGCGCTGTCGGGGATCGCGCTCGATCGTCGCGTGTACCGCCTGCGCAAGCGCGCCCGTCACGAGCTCGACGCCTACTTCGTGTCGCTGTCGAGCCGCACGCTCGGGTACAAGGGCATGGTCACGACGCTCCAGCTCGAGCCGTTCTACCCCGACCTCCAGGACGAGCGCTTCGCGTCCGAGCTCGCGGTGGTCCACTCCCGCTACTCGACGAACACCTTCCCGTCGTGGCCGCTCGCGCAGCCCTTGCGCATGCTCGCGCACAACGGCGAGATCAACACCGTCAAGGGCAACCGCAACTGGATGCGTGCGCGTCAGTCGCAGCTCGAGTCCGAGCTGATCGGCGATGTGCGGCCTCTCCTGCCCATCTGCACCGAGGGCGCGAGCGACTCCGCCTCGTTCGACGAGGTCCTCGAGCTGCTCACCCTGACCGGGCGCAGCCTCCCGCACGCGATCATGATGATGGTGCCCGAGGCCTACGAGAAGCAGGCCACCATCGACCCCGACCTGCGGGCGTTCTACGACTACCACTCCATGCAGATGGAGCCGTGGGACGGCCCCGCGGCGCTCATCTTCACCGACGGCACGCTCGTCGGCGCCACGCTCGACCGCAACGGCCTGCGCCCGGGGCGCTGGACCGAGACCACCGACGGCCTCGTCGTCATCGGTTCCGAGACCGGCGTGCTCGACTTCGCCCCGGAGCGGATCAAGCGCCGCGGACGCCTGCAGCCCGGTCGCATGTTCCTCGTCGACACGGCTGAGCGCCGCATCGTCGAAGACGAAGAGATCAAGGCGAACCTCGCTGCGCTCGAGCCCTGGCAGGAGTGGGTGGACGCCGGTCGCGTCAAGCTCAGCGAACTGCCCGAGCGCGAGCACATCGTGCACCCGATCGCATCCATCACGCGTCGTCAGCGCACCTTCGGCTACACCGAAGAAGAAGTCCGGCTGCTGCTGACGCCGATGGGTCAGGGCGGCGCCGAGCCGCTCGGCGCGATGGGGAGCGACGCGCCCGTCGCCGTCCTCAGCGACCGCCCACGCCTGCTCTTCGACTACTTCTCGCAGCAGTTCGCGCAGGTGACCAACCCGCCGCTCGACTCGATCCGCGAAGAGGTCGTCACCTCGCTGTCGCTGGGACTCGGACCCGAGCGCAACCTTCTCGACTGGGGTCCCGAGCACACACGCACCGTGACGCTCGACTTCCCGGTCATCGACAACGACGAGCTCGCGAAGATCCAGCACATCGACACTGCCCTCAAGGGTCGGTCGTCGGTGACGATCCGCGGCCTCTACCGCGTCGAGGCCGGACACAAGGGCCTGCAGAAGCGCCTCGCGCAGATGTGTAACGAGGTCGACCAGGCCATCGAGGACGGCGCCGAGTTCATCGTGCTCAGCGACCGCGACTCGAACAAGGATCTCGCGCCCATCCCGTCGCTGCTCATGCTCGCGGCCGTGCACCACCACCTCATCCGCAACGAGACCCGCATGAAGGTCGGGCTCGTGGTCGAGGCCGGTGACGTGCGCGAAGTGCACCACGTGGCGACCCTGATCGGCTACGGCGCCTCGGCAGTCAACCCGTACCTGGCGATGGAGACCGTCGAGTACCTCGTGCGCGCGGGCTTCATCACCGGCATCACGCCCGAGAAGGCCGTCAAGAACCTGATCTACGCGCTCGGCAAGGGCGTGCTGAAGATCATGTCGAAGATGGGCATCTCGACCGTGTCGTCGTACGCGGGCGCGCAGGTGTTCGAAGCGGTGGGACTGTCGCGCGAGTTCGTCGACGCGTACTTCACCGGCACCGAGTCGAAGCTCGGCGGCGTCGGCCTCGACGTCATCGCTGCCGAGAACGCGGCGCGTCACGAGTACGCCTACCCCGAGGACGCCGCGGCTCGTGCGCACGAGCGCCTGTGGACCGGCGGTGAGTACCAGTGGCGTCGCGACGGTGCGCCGCACCTGTTCAACCCCGACACCGTGTTCCGCCTGCAGCACGCCACCCGTGAGCGCCGGTACGACATCTTCCGCGAGTACACGAAGCTGATCGACGACCAGGCGCACGAGCTCAAGACCCTCCGCGGCCTCTTCGAGCTGCGCACCGGGGTCCGCCCGCCCGTGCCGATCGACGAGGTCGAGCCCGTGTCGGCGATCGTGAAGCGCTTCTCGACCGGGGCGATGAGCTACGGCTCGATCTCGAAAGAGGCGCACGAGGTCCTGGCCGTCGCGATGAACCAGATCGGCGGCAAGTCGAACACCGGTGAGGGCGGAGAAGACGTCGACCGCCTTCTCGACCCCGCGCGTCGCAGTGCCATCAAGCAGGTGGCATCCGGGCGATTCGGCGTGACGAGCCTCTACCTGACCGAGGCGGACGACATCCAGATCAAGCTCGCCCAGGGCGCCAAGCCCGGCGAGGGCGGTCAGCTGCCGCCGACCAAGGTGTACCCGTGGGTGGCGCGCACGCGTCACGCGACGGCCGGTGTCGGGCTCATCTCGCCGCCCCCGCACCACGACATCTACTCGATCGAAGACCTCAAGCAGCTCATCTTCGACCTGAAGCGGGCGAACCCGAAGGCGCGCATCCACACGAAGCTCGTCAGCCAGTCGGGTATCGGTGCGGTCGCTGCGGGTGTCGCCAAGGCGCTGAGCGACGTCATCCTGGTCTCGGGCCAGGACGGCGGCACGGGTGCGAGCCCGATGAACTCGCTCAAGCACGCGGGCACCCCGTGGGAGCTGGGCCTCGCCGAGACGCAGCAGACGCTCATGCTCAACGGGATGCGCGACCGCGTGGTCGTGCAGGTCGACGGTCAGATGAAGACCGGCCGCGACGTCATCATCGGCGCGCTGCTCGGTGCCGAGGAGTTCGGCTTCGCCACCGCCCCGCTCGTGGTGTCGGGCTGCATCATGATGCGCGTGTGCCACCTCGACACCTGCCCGGTCGGCGTCGCGACGCAGAACCCCGTCCTGCGCTCCCGCTTCACGGGCAAGGCCGAGTACATCGTCAACTTCATGGAGTTCATCGCCCAGGAGGTGCGCGAGTACCTCGCCGCGCTCGGGTACCGCTCGATCGACGAGATCGTCGGCCACGCGGAGCTCCTCGACGTCAACGGTGCGGTCGAGCACTGGAAGGCGCGCGGTCTCAACCTCGCGCCGATCCTCGAGGGACCGCGCTTCGCCGACGACGAGCCGCGTCGCCACGGTCGCAACCAGGACCACGAGCTCGAGGACCACTTCGACGTGCAGCTCATCGAGCGCGCTCAGGACGTCATCGCCCGCGGCGGTCGGATCACGATCGACCTGCCCATCCGCAACACCGCTCGCGCGGTGGGGACGATGCTCGGCCACCACGTCACCAAGGCGCACGGCGAGCACGGACTGCCCGAAGGCTCGATCGACGTCCGTCTGACCGGCTCGGCCGGGCAGTCGTTCGGCGCCTTCATGCCCGCCGGCATCACGCTGCGGCTCGAGGGCGACTCGAACGACTACGTCGGCAAGGGCCTGTCGGGGGGCACGATCGTCGTGCGTCCGCACCGCGGCTCGACGTTCCCGGCGTCCGAGAACGTCATCGCCGGAAACGTCATCGGCTATGGCGCCACCCAGGGGCAGATGTTCCTGAACGGTGTCGTGGGCGAGCGGTTCCTCGTCCGCAACTCGGGCGCGACCGCGGTCGTCGAGGGCGTCGGAGACCACGCGCTCGAGTACATGACCGGTGGTCTGGCCGTGATCCTCGGCGCCACGGGCCGTAACCTCGGCGCGGGCATGTCCGGTGGTCAGGCGTACGTCTACCGGCTCGACCGCGACCTGGTGAACCGCGAGGCCCTGGCATCCGGTGAGCTCGTTCTCGGTGAACTCGGATCCGGGGATGCCGAGATCCTGCGCGACCTGCTCGAGAAGCACGTCGCGGAGACCGATTCCACATTGGCCCGTCGTCTGCTCGACGACTTCGAGGCCGAGGTGCACAATTTCGTCCGGGTTCTGCCGCGCGATTACGCCGCGGTCCTGCAGACCCGCCAGGAGGCAGTGGCCGAGGGGCTCGACCCCGACGGCGACGTCGTCTGGACACGCATTCTGGAGGTGACGGGTGGCTGACCCGAAGGGCTTTCTCAAGGTCACGGAGCGCGAGCTCCCCAAGCGCCGGCCCGTACCCGTGCGCATCATGGACTGGAAAGAGGTGTACGAGCCGGGTGATTCGGCCGTCATCAAGCGCCAGGCCGGTCGCTGCATGGACTGCGGCATCCCGTTCTGCCACAAGGGGTGCCCGCTCGGGAACCTGATTCCCGAGTGGAACGACCTCACCTGGCGCGGCGAGGGCCGCGCCGCGATCGAGCGCCTGCACGCGACCAACAACTTCCCGGAGTTCACGGGTCGGCTCTGCCCCGCCCCGTGCGAGAGCTCGTGCGTGCTGGGCATCAATCAGCCGGCGGTCACGATCAAGCAGGTCGAGGTCTCGATCATCGACGAGGCGTTCGGCAACGGCTGGGTCGAGCCCGAGCCGCCGGAGCGCCTGACGGGCAAGACGGTCGCGGTGGTCGGCTCCGGCCCCGCCGGCCTGGCCGCGGCTCAGCAGCTGACGCGCGCGGGACACACGGTCGCCGTCTACGAGCGCGACGACCGGATCGGCGGCCTCCTGCGGTATGGCATCCCGGACTTCAAGATGGAGAAGCGCCACCTCGAGCTGCGTCTTCGCCAGATGCAGGCCGAGGGCACGCGCTTCCGCGCGGGTGTCGAGATCGGCAAGGACATCTCGTGGAGCGACCTTCGGGTGCGTTATGACGCGGTCATCGTCGCCACGGGCTCGACGGTTCCGCGCGACCTGCCCATCCCGGGGCGCGACCTCGACGGCGTCCACTTCGCCATGGAGTATCTCGTCGAGGGCAACAAGGCGGTCGCGGGCGACCAGGTTCCCCAGCAGATCTCGGCCGAGGGCAAGCACGTCGTCGTCATCGGCGGTGGCGACACCGGCGCCGACTGCATCGGCACGGCGCACCGCCAGGGCGCGCTGAGCGTGACGAACCTCGCGATCGGCAAGCAGCCGCCGTCGGAGCGCCCGGCCGAGCAGCCCTGGCCGATGATGCCGAACCTCTTCGAGATGGCATCCGCTCACGAAGAGGGCGGGGAGCGCACGTTCCTCGCCTCGACGGTCGAGTTCCTCGGCAACGCCGCGGGTGAGGTGCGCGCTCTGCGCGTGGCCGAGACCGAATACGTCGACGGCCGCCGCGTTCCCAAGAGCGGCACCGAGCGCGAGATCCCGGCCGACCTGGTGCTGATAGCGATGGGCTTCACCGGCCCCGAGCGCGAGCACCTGGGCGACCAGCTCGGCACGCGTTTCACGAACCGCGGCAACGTCGAGCGCGACGCGACCTACGCCACCTCGACGCCGGGCGTTTTCGTCGCCGGCGATGCCGGTCGTGGGCAGTCGCTCATCGTGTGGGCCATCGCCGAGGGCCGCGCGGCCGCCGCCGAGGTCGACACCTACCTCATGGGCGAAACGGTGCTCCCCGCGCCGGTGCGCCCGACCGATGTCGCCATCGGCCTGCTGCCCGCCTAAGCTGGCAAGGGCCGATCCGGCCACTTCCCGAATCCTCACGGAGCTTGAAAACGGATGAGACGCGCCAAGATCGTCGCAACACTCGGGCCCGCCACGTCGTCGTATGAGATGGTTCGCGCCATCATCGACGCCGGGGTGGACGTCGCCCGCCTCAACCTGAGCCACGGAGACTACTCCGTGCACGACGCCAACTTCGCCAACGTGCGCAAGGCGGCAGAGGACGCCGGCCGCCCGGTTGCGGCCCTCGTCGACCTCCAGGGTCCCAAGATCCGTCTCGGCAAGTTCGAGAACGGCCCGCACGAGCTCGCCCCGGGCGACATCTTCAAGATCACGATCGAAGACATCCTCGGCACGAAGGAGATCGTGGGCACGACGTTCAAGGGCCTGCCCCAGGACGTCAAGCCCGGTGACTTCCTGCTCATCGACGACGGCAAGGTCCGCGTCCGCGTCGTCGAGACCGACGGCACTGTCGTGACCACCGAGGTCGTCGTCGGCGGCCCCGTGTCGAACAACAAGGGCATCAACCTGCCCGGTGTCGCCGTCAACGTCCCCGCGCTGAGCGAGAAGGACGAGGCCGACCTGCGCTGGGGCCTGAAGGCCGGTGCCGACCTCATCGCTCTGTCGTTCGTCCGGGATGCCAAAGACATCGAGCGCGTGCACGAGATCATGGCCGAAGAGGGACGCTACGTTCCCGTCATCGCCAAGATCGAGAAGCCGCAGGCGGTCGACAACCTCGAAGAGATCATCGACGCGTTCGACGGCATCATGGTCGCCCGTGGCGATCTCGGTGTCGAGCTGCCGCTGGAGGCCGTGCCGATCGTGCAGAAGCGCGCGGTCGAGCTCGCCCGCCGGATGGCGAAGCCCGTCATCGTCGCGACGCAGATGCTCGAGTCGATGATCAGCAGCCCGGTGCCCACGCGCGCCGAGACCTCCGACGTCGCCAACGCCGTCCTCGACGGCGCGGACGCGGTCATGCTCTCGGGCGAGACCAGCGTGGGCGACTACCCGGTCGTGGTCGTCGAGACCATGGCCCGCATCGTCGCCTCGACCGAGGAGCACGGTCTCGAGCGCATCGCGCCGTTGACCAACAAGCCCCGCACCCAGGGCGGCGCCATCACGCTGGCCGCGGTCGAGGTCGCCGACTTCGTCGAGGCGAAGTACCTCTGCGTGTTCACCGAGTCGGGCGACTCGGCGCGCCGCATGTCGCGTCTGCGTTCGACGATCCCGATGCTCGCGTTCACGCCCGAGCCCGGCATCCGTCGTCGTCTCGCCCTCACCTGGGGTGTCCGCTCGACGCTGGTGGAGCACGTCCCGCACACCGACAAGATGTTCCTGCAGGTCGACGACTACCTGCTGTCGAACGACCTCGCGAAGGTCGGCGACAAGGTCGTGGTCATCTCCGGGTCCCCTCCCGGAATCGCCGGTTCGACGAACGACCTGCGCGTGCACCGCGTGGGCGACGCCGTCCACGGTGCAGCCCCCGGCTACCAGGACGTCTGATCGTCGACGACGCGCGCCGGTTCCGCCGGCGCGCGTCGCTCGTGTTCTCCCGGTAGATTGGGGTTCGCGAGCACGAGCCGGTGTGGCGGAATGGCAGACGCGGGGCACTCAAAATGCTCTGTCGAAAGACGTGTGGGTTCGAGTCCCACCACCGGTACGACCCCCGGGTCGGCTCTTCCCGAGTCGGCCCGGTATCGTTTGCCCTCTATCGCATCGACGCTCCTCGCGGGCGATGCGCCCCTCCCAGTCCTAGGATGGTCACGTGACTGATCAAGAAGCCGCTCCGGCCTCCGCGCCCGCCGCCCCCCGCCGCGTCGTCGTGGCGGAAGACGAGTCGCTCATCCGTCTCGACATCGTCGAGATCCTCCGCGACAACGGCTACGACGTCGTCGGTGAGGCCGGCGACGGTGAGACCGCCGTGCAGCTGGCGACCGAACTCCGCCCGGATCTCGTGATCATGGACGTCAAGATGCCCCAGCTCGACGGCATCAGCGCGGCCGAGAAGCTGAGCAAGAACCACATCGCCCCCGTCGTCCTGCTGACCGCGTTCAGCCAGAAGGAACTCGTGGAGCGTGCGAGCGAGGCCGGTGCACTGGCCTACGTCGTGAAGCCGTTCACGCCGAACGACCTGCTGCCCGCGATCGAGATCGCCCTCGCCCGCTACGAGCAGATCATCACGCTCGAGGCCGAGGTCGCCGACATGGTCGAGCGCTTCGAGACCCGCAAGCTCGTCGACCGCGCCAAAGGCCTCCTGAACGAGAAGATGGGCCTTTCCGAGCCCGAGGCCTTCCGCTGGATCCAGAAGGCGTCGATGGACCGCCGTCTGACCATGCAGGACGTCGCGAAAGCGATCATCGAGCAGCTGGCCCCGAAGAAGGGCTGAGCGCGCCCTCATCGTGAAATGGATGCCACTTCGGTGGCATCCATTTTTCGTTGGCGGGGGAGGGGGTACAGGTCCCTTCGACGGGCTCAGGGACCTCCGTGGCGAGGGCGGCTGAGCCGGCAGGTGGCTGAGCCGGCAGGTGGCTGAGCTCGTCGAGGCCACCGGGCACGCGTAGGGGCAGGCACAGGTGACTGAGCTCGTCGAAGCCACCGGGAACACGCACGGCATGGACCCCTCGACAGGCTCAACGTCCTCGACGGGAGGTGCGGTCAGCGCGCGGGCGCGTCCTTGATCATGTTCGTGATCCGCACCGTGGAGCAGCGGCGTCCCTGATCGTCGGAGATCGCGATCTCGTGCACCGTGAGGCTCCGCCCGAGGTGGATGGGCGTGCAGACGCCGGTGACCAGGCCCGAGGTCGCGGAGCGCGTGTGGGTGGCATTGATGTCGATGCCGACGGCCAACTTGCCCGGTCCCGCGTGGAGATTCGCCGCCATCGAGCCGAGCGACTCGCCCAGCACGACATAGGCGCCGCCGTGCAGGAGACCGACCGGCTGTGTGTTGCCCTCGACCGGCATGGTGGCGACGCACCGTTCGACGGTGAACTCCACCCACTCGAAGCCCATCTTCTCGGCGAGAGCGCCCATGCCGCGCTTCTTCACCCAGTCGAGGCCGGACAGGGGGTCGGGAGTCGTGGACGTCATCATCGCCTTCGTGTCATCGCCGCGATCGGGCCGGGCCGGGGCAGTGTCCGTGGTCCTCGTTAGGCTGGAGGGGTGACGGATGCCGAAAAGCCTACCCTCCTCGTCGTCGACGGCCACTCGCTGGCCTACCGGGCGTTCTACGCCCTGCCGGTCGACAACTTCTCGACGAAGGACGGCCAGCACACCAACGGGATCTACGGCTTCCTGTCGATGTTCGTGAACCTCGTGAAGGCTGAGAAGCCGACGCACCTCGCCGTCGCCTTCGACACCTCGCGGCAGTCGTTCCGCACGCGGGAGTACGCCGAGTACAAGGCGAATCGGAGCGAGTCGCCCGCCGAGTTCAAGGGGCAGATCCCCCTGTTGCAGGAGTGCCTGGAGGCCATGGGCGTTCCGGTGCTGAAGAAGGAGGACTTCGAGGCCGACGACATCCTGGCCACCCTCGCGACGCAGGGCGCGGCCCAGGGCTTCGAGGTCCTCGTGTGCTCCGGCGATCGCGACACGATCCAGCTCGTCAACGACGACATCACGCTGCTGTACCCCAACGTGCAGGGGGTCTCTCAGCTCAAGCGCTACGACACCGCGGCCGTCATCGAGAAGTAC
Protein-coding regions in this window:
- the gltB gene encoding glutamate synthase large subunit, translated to MASSLRSDTVGGSFPARQGMYDPSFEKDACGLAMVATLRGEAGHDIVDLALTALRNLEHRGAIGSDAGTGDGAGILTQMPDAFLREVVDFDLPPVGEYAAGMVFLPLGHDERAAMKSGIEEIARHENLEVLGWREVPTEPDNLGKLAFEARPAFEQLFVSRPASGDQPALSGIALDRRVYRLRKRARHELDAYFVSLSSRTLGYKGMVTTLQLEPFYPDLQDERFASELAVVHSRYSTNTFPSWPLAQPLRMLAHNGEINTVKGNRNWMRARQSQLESELIGDVRPLLPICTEGASDSASFDEVLELLTLTGRSLPHAIMMMVPEAYEKQATIDPDLRAFYDYHSMQMEPWDGPAALIFTDGTLVGATLDRNGLRPGRWTETTDGLVVIGSETGVLDFAPERIKRRGRLQPGRMFLVDTAERRIVEDEEIKANLAALEPWQEWVDAGRVKLSELPEREHIVHPIASITRRQRTFGYTEEEVRLLLTPMGQGGAEPLGAMGSDAPVAVLSDRPRLLFDYFSQQFAQVTNPPLDSIREEVVTSLSLGLGPERNLLDWGPEHTRTVTLDFPVIDNDELAKIQHIDTALKGRSSVTIRGLYRVEAGHKGLQKRLAQMCNEVDQAIEDGAEFIVLSDRDSNKDLAPIPSLLMLAAVHHHLIRNETRMKVGLVVEAGDVREVHHVATLIGYGASAVNPYLAMETVEYLVRAGFITGITPEKAVKNLIYALGKGVLKIMSKMGISTVSSYAGAQVFEAVGLSREFVDAYFTGTESKLGGVGLDVIAAENAARHEYAYPEDAAARAHERLWTGGEYQWRRDGAPHLFNPDTVFRLQHATRERRYDIFREYTKLIDDQAHELKTLRGLFELRTGVRPPVPIDEVEPVSAIVKRFSTGAMSYGSISKEAHEVLAVAMNQIGGKSNTGEGGEDVDRLLDPARRSAIKQVASGRFGVTSLYLTEADDIQIKLAQGAKPGEGGQLPPTKVYPWVARTRHATAGVGLISPPPHHDIYSIEDLKQLIFDLKRANPKARIHTKLVSQSGIGAVAAGVAKALSDVILVSGQDGGTGASPMNSLKHAGTPWELGLAETQQTLMLNGMRDRVVVQVDGQMKTGRDVIIGALLGAEEFGFATAPLVVSGCIMMRVCHLDTCPVGVATQNPVLRSRFTGKAEYIVNFMEFIAQEVREYLAALGYRSIDEIVGHAELLDVNGAVEHWKARGLNLAPILEGPRFADDEPRRHGRNQDHELEDHFDVQLIERAQDVIARGGRITIDLPIRNTARAVGTMLGHHVTKAHGEHGLPEGSIDVRLTGSAGQSFGAFMPAGITLRLEGDSNDYVGKGLSGGTIVVRPHRGSTFPASENVIAGNVIGYGATQGQMFLNGVVGERFLVRNSGATAVVEGVGDHALEYMTGGLAVILGATGRNLGAGMSGGQAYVYRLDRDLVNREALASGELVLGELGSGDAEILRDLLEKHVAETDSTLARRLLDDFEAEVHNFVRVLPRDYAAVLQTRQEAVAEGLDPDGDVVWTRILEVTGG
- a CDS encoding glutamate synthase subunit beta, encoding MADPKGFLKVTERELPKRRPVPVRIMDWKEVYEPGDSAVIKRQAGRCMDCGIPFCHKGCPLGNLIPEWNDLTWRGEGRAAIERLHATNNFPEFTGRLCPAPCESSCVLGINQPAVTIKQVEVSIIDEAFGNGWVEPEPPERLTGKTVAVVGSGPAGLAAAQQLTRAGHTVAVYERDDRIGGLLRYGIPDFKMEKRHLELRLRQMQAEGTRFRAGVEIGKDISWSDLRVRYDAVIVATGSTVPRDLPIPGRDLDGVHFAMEYLVEGNKAVAGDQVPQQISAEGKHVVVIGGGDTGADCIGTAHRQGALSVTNLAIGKQPPSERPAEQPWPMMPNLFEMASAHEEGGERTFLASTVEFLGNAAGEVRALRVAETEYVDGRRVPKSGTEREIPADLVLIAMGFTGPEREHLGDQLGTRFTNRGNVERDATYATSTPGVFVAGDAGRGQSLIVWAIAEGRAAAAEVDTYLMGETVLPAPVRPTDVAIGLLPA
- the pyk gene encoding pyruvate kinase, which codes for MRRAKIVATLGPATSSYEMVRAIIDAGVDVARLNLSHGDYSVHDANFANVRKAAEDAGRPVAALVDLQGPKIRLGKFENGPHELAPGDIFKITIEDILGTKEIVGTTFKGLPQDVKPGDFLLIDDGKVRVRVVETDGTVVTTEVVVGGPVSNNKGINLPGVAVNVPALSEKDEADLRWGLKAGADLIALSFVRDAKDIERVHEIMAEEGRYVPVIAKIEKPQAVDNLEEIIDAFDGIMVARGDLGVELPLEAVPIVQKRAVELARRMAKPVIVATQMLESMISSPVPTRAETSDVANAVLDGADAVMLSGETSVGDYPVVVVETMARIVASTEEHGLERIAPLTNKPRTQGGAITLAAVEVADFVEAKYLCVFTESGDSARRMSRLRSTIPMLAFTPEPGIRRRLALTWGVRSTLVEHVPHTDKMFLQVDDYLLSNDLAKVGDKVVVISGSPPGIAGSTNDLRVHRVGDAVHGAAPGYQDV
- a CDS encoding ANTAR domain-containing response regulator, which codes for MTDQEAAPASAPAAPRRVVVAEDESLIRLDIVEILRDNGYDVVGEAGDGETAVQLATELRPDLVIMDVKMPQLDGISAAEKLSKNHIAPVVLLTAFSQKELVERASEAGALAYVVKPFTPNDLLPAIEIALARYEQIITLEAEVADMVERFETRKLVDRAKGLLNEKMGLSEPEAFRWIQKASMDRRLTMQDVAKAIIEQLAPKKG
- a CDS encoding hotdog fold thioesterase, whose protein sequence is MTSTTPDPLSGLDWVKKRGMGALAEKMGFEWVEFTVERCVATMPVEGNTQPVGLLHGGAYVVLGESLGSMAANLHAGPGKLAVGIDINATHTRSATSGLVTGVCTPIHLGRSLTVHEIAISDDQGRRCSTVRITNMIKDAPAR